From Hippea alviniae EP5-r, the proteins below share one genomic window:
- the fdhF gene encoding formate dehydrogenase subunit alpha, translated as MEKAMQTETVKVNIDGKVLEAKKGTNLLNLLKSNGFDIPTLCYHEKLSRTGACRLCLVKVDGKLTTSCTYEIENDINVITEDDEISFLRKGVFELLESEINADCENCPLDGVCEIQKLGERFGVKLSPKDEIYEKDDSSVVLRYDPNKCVKCFRCIKACDEIQGKGVLNFAYRGSQLRVVAGIGRWETSECDGCGECVQACPTAALMEKSLINYGKILPFEKHKTTCIYCGVGCQIELWVKDNKIVKVEGANEIPNNGSLCVKGRFGIDGVLKEDRLKKPLIKKDGRFVEVEWDEALDYVAERLIKIKKEYGADAICGLSSAKCTNEENYIFQKFMRAAVGTNNIDHCARLCHASTVAGLMMAFGSGAMTNSIAELEHADVILVTGSNTTEAHPVISTFIKRAVKFNKAKLIVVDPRKIDLTRYATIHLQQRNGTDVAWLNGMMNVIINEGLEDKEFIRTRTEGYEEFKKVIEEYTPERVEKITGIKKEDLIEAARLFGKAKNASIVFAMGITQHTTGTDNVLSIANLSMLTGNVGKAFAGVNPLRGQNNVQGAGDMGALPNVYPGYQKVDSPDTIEKFEKAWNTNLPNKVGLTILEMINGILNGKIKAMFVMGENPALSDPNLNHVREALNEVEFLVVEDIYLSETAEFADVVLPACSFLEKDGTFTNTERRILPIKKVFEPIGESKPDWQIICELSSRMGYDMHYNDVSEIMDEIATLTPIYAGFSYDRLNEKLQWPIPTKEHKGTQFLHKDKFTRGLGKFHPVDYIDPAELPDDEYPFILSTGRILYHYHTGTISRRSDYLTEYINEPYVEINPYDAEKCGLKNGDMVRISTRRGSIVLKALFSERVVVGSVFIPFHFKEAAANVLTNDALDPIAKIPEFKVAAAKCKIEKVKNNEA; from the coding sequence ATGGAGAAAGCAATGCAGACAGAGACAGTAAAGGTAAACATAGACGGAAAAGTTTTAGAAGCAAAAAAAGGGACAAATCTTTTAAATCTCTTAAAATCAAATGGTTTTGACATACCTACGCTCTGCTATCATGAGAAACTCTCAAGAACAGGAGCCTGCAGGCTCTGTCTTGTAAAGGTTGATGGCAAACTAACAACATCCTGCACATACGAGATAGAAAACGACATTAATGTAATAACAGAAGATGATGAAATAAGTTTTTTAAGAAAGGGTGTATTTGAGCTGTTGGAGTCTGAGATAAACGCAGATTGTGAAAACTGTCCGTTGGATGGCGTATGCGAGATTCAAAAACTTGGTGAGCGATTCGGTGTAAAATTGTCGCCAAAAGATGAAATATACGAAAAAGATGACTCGTCTGTTGTATTAAGATACGACCCAAATAAGTGCGTAAAATGTTTTAGGTGTATAAAGGCTTGCGATGAGATTCAAGGTAAAGGAGTTTTAAACTTTGCTTACAGGGGCTCTCAATTAAGGGTTGTTGCTGGCATAGGCAGATGGGAGACAAGTGAGTGCGATGGATGTGGTGAATGTGTTCAAGCTTGCCCAACAGCCGCTTTAATGGAAAAGAGTCTCATCAATTATGGCAAAATCCTGCCTTTTGAAAAGCATAAAACAACCTGTATATACTGCGGTGTAGGATGTCAGATTGAGTTATGGGTTAAGGATAATAAGATAGTAAAGGTTGAAGGTGCCAACGAAATACCAAACAACGGTTCCTTATGCGTAAAGGGTAGATTCGGGATTGATGGAGTATTAAAAGAAGATAGATTAAAGAAACCTTTAATAAAAAAAGACGGAAGGTTTGTTGAAGTTGAGTGGGATGAAGCATTGGATTATGTTGCAGAAAGACTGATTAAAATAAAGAAAGAATACGGTGCAGATGCTATATGTGGCCTTTCGTCTGCAAAGTGCACGAACGAAGAGAATTACATATTCCAAAAATTTATGAGAGCAGCTGTAGGAACGAACAATATAGACCACTGCGCAAGATTGTGTCATGCATCAACCGTTGCAGGGCTCATGATGGCGTTTGGCAGCGGCGCAATGACTAACTCTATTGCCGAGCTTGAGCATGCAGATGTTATACTTGTAACTGGCTCAAACACAACGGAAGCCCATCCTGTAATCTCAACATTTATAAAAAGAGCTGTGAAGTTCAACAAAGCAAAGCTCATAGTTGTCGACCCAAGAAAGATAGATTTAACAAGGTATGCCACCATACACCTGCAGCAGAGAAACGGAACAGATGTGGCCTGGCTAAACGGCATGATGAATGTAATTATCAACGAAGGATTGGAAGATAAGGAGTTTATAAGAACAAGAACGGAAGGATATGAAGAGTTCAAAAAGGTAATAGAAGAGTATACACCTGAAAGGGTTGAAAAGATAACAGGCATAAAAAAGGAAGATTTAATAGAAGCTGCAAGACTGTTTGGAAAAGCCAAAAATGCTTCTATTGTTTTTGCAATGGGAATAACTCAGCATACAACAGGCACGGACAATGTGCTTTCTATTGCCAATCTCTCTATGCTAACTGGCAATGTGGGAAAGGCTTTTGCTGGTGTCAATCCGCTTAGGGGACAGAACAATGTCCAGGGTGCTGGAGATATGGGCGCTCTTCCCAATGTGTATCCCGGCTATCAAAAAGTTGACTCACCGGATACCATAGAAAAGTTTGAGAAGGCGTGGAATACAAATCTACCAAACAAAGTTGGTTTGACAATCCTTGAAATGATAAACGGCATCTTGAATGGCAAAATAAAGGCTATGTTTGTTATGGGAGAAAATCCGGCTCTTTCTGACCCGAATCTCAATCATGTAAGAGAAGCCTTGAATGAAGTGGAATTTCTTGTTGTTGAAGATATATATCTGTCTGAAACGGCAGAGTTTGCAGATGTTGTTTTACCTGCCTGCTCTTTCTTGGAAAAGGATGGAACATTTACCAATACAGAAAGAAGAATTCTACCTATAAAGAAGGTGTTTGAGCCTATTGGTGAGTCAAAACCTGACTGGCAGATAATATGCGAGCTGTCTTCAAGAATGGGCTATGATATGCATTACAACGATGTTTCTGAAATAATGGATGAGATAGCCACTCTAACACCAATATACGCTGGCTTTAGCTACGATAGATTAAACGAAAAATTACAGTGGCCTATTCCAACAAAAGAGCATAAGGGCACTCAATTCTTACATAAAGATAAATTCACAAGGGGACTTGGTAAGTTCCACCCTGTCGATTATATAGACCCTGCAGAGTTGCCCGATGATGAGTATCCATTTATCCTATCCACAGGAAGAATACTCTATCATTACCATACAGGAACCATAAGCAGAAGGTCAGACTATTTAACAGAATACATAAATGAACCCTATGTTGAGATAAATCCTTACGATGCAGAGAAGTGCGGTTTGAAAAATGGTGATATGGTAAGGATATCCACAAGAAGAGGCTCAATTGTCCTAAAAGCCTTATTTAGTGAAAGGGTGGTTGTAGGAAGTGTATTTATACCGTTTCACTTCAAGGAAGCAGCGGCAAATGTTTTGACAAACGATGCTTTAGACCCGATAGCCAAAATCCCAGAGTTTAAAGTTGCAGCTGCGAAATGCAAAATAGAGAAGGTGAAGAACAATGAAGCTTGA
- a CDS encoding complex I 24 kDa subunit family protein, with translation MKLEEILKKHEYKRDRLLEIIHDMDDENINYHDLENLKILSKRLKTTIADIYGTITFYGMIRDEKRTRFEINFCSSTVCHIKKAKDLILFVEKLLNCDENGISSDGLFKINRVECLGLCNIAPAMTINGKVYGNLTKEKIENIIRELKNESNS, from the coding sequence ATGAAGCTTGAAGAGATTTTAAAAAAACATGAGTATAAAAGGGATAGATTGCTTGAGATAATTCACGACATGGATGATGAGAACATAAATTATCATGATTTAGAAAACCTTAAAATACTATCAAAACGCCTAAAAACAACGATTGCCGATATTTATGGCACTATAACATTCTACGGAATGATAAGGGATGAGAAAAGGACAAGGTTTGAGATAAATTTCTGCTCTTCAACTGTGTGTCATATAAAAAAGGCTAAAGATTTGATTCTGTTTGTTGAGAAACTGCTTAATTGTGATGAGAATGGGATAAGCAGTGATGGGCTATTCAAGATAAACAGGGTTGAGTGCTTGGGCTTGTGTAATATAGCTCCAGCTATGACTATAAACGGCAAGGTGTATGGCAATCTAACAAAGGAGAAGATTGAAAATATAATAAGGGAATTAAAAAATGAGAGCAATAGTTAG
- a CDS encoding complex I 51 kDa subunit family protein, producing the protein MRAIVSKSVKKPIIITKEEISIEQYVKNGGYKALEKALTKSSKEIVEEIKKSGLKGRGGAAFPTGIKWEVVANSISKTKFVVCNADEGEPGTFKDRWIMENRPHLIIEAMAICGYATGSSKGYIYIRGEYENSIETMKRAVHEAYNNGFLGNRILNSNFSFDIEIRKGAGSYVCGEETALLESIEGKRAHPRFKPPFPGVKGLFSYPTVVNNVETFANVPFIIANGHKAFTTYGTKNSFGTKLFSVSGSVKNPSLIEANLGITLNELFKEIGGVDGEFQAALVGGAAGSFVFSDELNLPLSYETLKEKGKTLGSGSILVLNRDDNIKLLVRNVLEFFRHESCGKCIPCRNGYPKILSLFDSYIEGDTNSKIELLNLANLMFKTSLCALGQSAKGVLDSYFSRY; encoded by the coding sequence ATGAGAGCAATAGTTAGTAAAAGCGTTAAAAAGCCAATCATTATTACAAAAGAAGAGATATCCATAGAGCAGTATGTAAAAAATGGCGGATATAAAGCATTAGAAAAAGCCCTAACAAAGAGTTCTAAGGAGATAGTGGAAGAGATAAAGAAATCAGGATTGAAAGGGCGTGGTGGTGCAGCATTCCCAACGGGTATAAAGTGGGAAGTTGTAGCAAATAGCATCTCTAAGACCAAATTCGTTGTATGTAATGCAGATGAAGGAGAACCCGGAACATTCAAGGATAGATGGATAATGGAAAATAGGCCGCATCTAATAATAGAAGCAATGGCAATATGTGGCTATGCAACGGGCTCATCAAAAGGTTACATATACATTCGTGGAGAGTATGAAAACTCTATCGAGACAATGAAAAGAGCCGTGCATGAAGCTTATAACAATGGCTTCTTAGGAAATAGAATATTAAACAGCAATTTCTCTTTTGACATAGAGATAAGAAAGGGTGCTGGCTCGTATGTATGCGGCGAAGAGACGGCTCTTCTTGAATCTATAGAAGGCAAAAGGGCTCATCCACGCTTCAAGCCACCGTTTCCGGGCGTTAAAGGTCTGTTTAGCTATCCTACTGTTGTCAACAATGTTGAGACATTTGCCAATGTGCCGTTTATAATAGCCAACGGACATAAAGCCTTTACAACCTATGGAACAAAAAACTCATTCGGGACGAAGCTGTTTTCTGTTTCTGGTTCTGTTAAAAATCCTTCCTTGATTGAAGCAAACCTTGGCATTACACTGAACGAGCTATTTAAAGAGATAGGCGGTGTTGATGGTGAGTTTCAAGCAGCTTTAGTTGGTGGAGCAGCGGGCAGCTTTGTCTTCTCAGATGAGTTAAACCTGCCTTTAAGCTATGAGACATTAAAAGAGAAGGGAAAAACCTTAGGCTCAGGCTCAATACTTGTTTTGAACAGAGATGACAATATTAAGTTGCTTGTAAGAAATGTTCTTGAGTTTTTTAGGCACGAGTCGTGCGGCAAGTGTATCCCTTGTAGAAATGGATACCCAAAAATACTCTCACTCTTTGACTCTTACATAGAAGGAGATACCAACTCAAAGATTGAGCTTTTAAATCTTGCAAACCTAATGTTCAAGACATCGCTTTGTGCATTAGGGCAATCAGCTAAGGGTGTGCTTGATAGTTATTTCTCTCGGTATTAG